The proteins below come from a single Triticum aestivum cultivar Chinese Spring chromosome 5D, IWGSC CS RefSeq v2.1, whole genome shotgun sequence genomic window:
- the LOC123123216 gene encoding endo-1,4-beta-xylanase 1 has protein sequence MASTQDVNMDGSLTGYAPFGSSTTTLSVHNEEETAITVAVGGNEPSGRYILVAGRAVEKDGVRLPIPVGVLKPGITYRVGGWISLGAARGTSHPVRIHLDVDDNGNETLVECGALCAQEGAWTEIMGAFRLRTEPRSAAVYIHGAPAGVDVKVMDVRVFPVDHKARFRQLKDKTDKARKRDVILKLGAGAAASVRVVQLDNAFPFGTCINTSVIHNPVFLDFFTNHFDWAVFENELKWYHTEAQQGQLNYADADALLAFCDRQGKHVRGHCVFWSVDGDVQQWVKNLNRDQLRSAMQSRLEGLVSRYAGRFKHYDVNNEMLHGRFFRDRLGDEDIPAYMFKEVARLDPEPALFVNDYNVERGNDPNATPEKYAKQVAWLQGRGAVVGGIGLQGHVQNPVGEVIGAAIDRLAKTGVPIWFTELDVPEYNVSLRAKDLEVVLREAYAHPAVEGIVFWGFLQGTMWRENAWLVDADGTVNEAGQMFLNLQREWKTDARGNVDGDGDFKFRGFYGRYVVEVTTATGKQMLKTFTVEKGDNNTALLVDLADA, from the exons ATGGCAAGCACTCAG GACGTGAACATGGACGGCAGCCTCACCGGCTACGCACCGTTCGGCTCGAGCACGACGACGCTGTCCGTGCACAACGAGGAGGAGACGGCCATCACTGTGGCCGTGGGTGGCAACGAGCCCAGCGGCCGGTACATCCTGGTGGCGGGGCGCGCCGTCGAGAAGGACGGCGTGCGCCTGCCGATCCCGGTGGGCGTCCTCAAGCCTGGGATCACGTACCGCGTTGGCGGGTGGATCAGCCTGGGAGCAGCACGGGGCACCAGCCACCCCGTGCGCATCCACCTTGACGTGGACGACAATGGCAACGAGACCCTGGTGGAGTGCGGCGCGCTGTGCGCCCAGGAGGGCGCGTGGACGGAGATCATGGGCGCCTTCCGGCTCAGGACCGAACCGCGCAGCGCCGCTGTTTACATCCACGGCGCCCCTGCCGGCGTGGACGTCAAGGTCATGGATGTCCGCGTCTTCCCGGTGGACCACAAGGCGCGCTTCAGGCAACTCAAGGATAAGACTGACAAG GCGCGCAAGAGGGACGTGATTCTGAAGCTGGGAGCGGGAGCGGCGGCGTCCGTGCGCGTGGTGCAGTTGGACAACGCCTTCCCCTTCGGGACATGCATCAACACGTCCGTCATCCACAACCCGGTCTTCCTCGACTTCTTCACCAACCACTTCGACTGGGCcgtcttcgagaacgagctcaagTGGTACCACACCGAGGCGCAGCAGGGCCAGCTCAACTACGCCGACGCCGACGCGCTGCTCGCCTTCTGCGACCGCCAGGGCAAGCACGTCCGCGGCCACTGCGTCTTCTGGTCCGTGGACGGCGATGTGCAGCAGTGGGTCAAGAACCTCAACAGGGACCAGCTCAGGTCCGCCATGCAGAGCCGCCTCGAGGGCCTCGTCTCCCGCTACGCCGGCAGGTTCAAGCACTACGACGTCAACAACGAGATGCTGCACGGCCGCTTCTTCCGCGACCGCCTCGGCGACGAGGACATCCCGGCGTACATGTTCAAGGAGGTGGCGCGCCTGGACCCGGAGCCCGCGCTCTTCGTCAACGACTACAACGTCGAGCGCGGCAACGACCCCAACGCGACGCCGGAGAAGTACGCCAAGCAGGTCGCGTGGCTGCAGGGCCGCGGCGCCGTGGTGGGCGGCATCGGGCTGCAGGGCCACGTGCAGAACCCGGTCGGGGAGGTCATCGGCGCCGCCATCGACAGGCTCGCCAAGACCGGCGTGCCCATCTGGTTCACCGAGCTGGACGTGCCCGAGTACAACGTCAGCCTCCGCGCCAAGGACCTGGAGGTGGTGCTCCGGGAGGCATACGCGCACCCGGCGGTGGAGGGCATCGTCTTCTGGGGCTTCTTGCAGGGCACCATGTGGCGCGAGAACGCCTGGCTCGTCGACGCCGACGGCACCGTCAACGAGGCCGGCCAGATGTTCCTCAACCTGCAGAGGGAGTGGAAGACGGACGCGCGCGGGAacgtcgacggcgacggcgacttCAAGTTCAGGGGCTTCTACGGCAGGTACGTCGTGGAGGTCACGACCGCGACGGGGAAGCAGATGCTCAAGACCTTCACCGTGGAGAAAGGGGACAACAACACAGCTCTCCTCGTGGATTTGGCCGACGCCTGA